A single genomic interval of Pseudochaenichthys georgianus chromosome 3, fPseGeo1.2, whole genome shotgun sequence harbors:
- the mrpl16 gene encoding large ribosomal subunit protein uL16m: MFSIIKAAVGGLTALCRVNGHQQGLLHGHLKVLAAGLKTRDIPPDHSDVVLPDRRKLKFVNKMPNFKNAKKEMKNLKDIQGPATTANAFTKGEFAIVAMGGGYLHWGHIEMIRLTINRKMDPKTTFARWRVNGPYKPVTRKGLGMRMGGGKGAIDQYVTPVRYGRFIVEVGGKVELGEIQRIMTEVAQKLPFKAEVFSRASLAAFQKKHADMEQNNQNPWTFKEITLGNMLGIRKVLSPKDLCHNGRFAGKFHLPWRV, encoded by the exons ATGTTTTCCATCATAAAGGCTGCTGTCGGCGGATTGACTGCTTTGTGTCGAGTGAACGGTCACCAGCAAG GTCTTTTACATGGCCACCTGAAAGTCCTGGCTGCTGGCCTGAAGACACGTGACATTCCTCCAGACCACAGTG ATGTGGTGCTGCCAGACAGACGCAAACTGAAGTTTGTGAACAAGATGCCTAACTTTAAAAACGCCAAGAAAGAGATGAAGAATCTGAAGGATATCCAAGGCCCAGCGACGACAGCCAATGCCTTCACTAAGGGAGAGTTTGCTATTGTG GCCATGGGAGGAGGCTACCTTCATTGGGGTCACATAGAGATGATCCGTCTAACCATCAATCGCAAGATGGATCCCAAAACTACATTTGCCCGTTGGCGTGTCAATGGCCCATATAAGCCTGTCACACGTAAAGGTCTGGGTATGCGCATGGGCGGGGGCAAGGGAGCCATCGACCAATACGTGACACCTGTGCGCTACGGCCGCTTTATTGTGGAAGTCGGAGGAAAGGTGGAGCTTGGAGAGATTCAGCGTATCATGACTGAAGTGGCACAAAAGCTACCCTTCAAGGCCGAG GTTTTTAGCAGAGCGAGCCTAGCAGCCTTTCAGAAGAAGCATGCTGATATGGAGCAGAACAACCAGAATCCCTGGACCTTCAAGGAGATAACGCTCGGCAACATGTTGGGGATCAGGAAAGTGCTCAGCCCCAAAGACCTGTGCCACAACGGACGCTTTGCAGGCAAATTTCACCTCCCATGGAGGGTGTGA
- the cenpq gene encoding centromere protein Q — MKPVRGSNQAATKTPNMKKNKKPDERTEQKSAENQDPKPSGKSTQPKAAKKRKAEVSPSVPHKVKGEEKWRSMPASSIIALENMMDLSILETIALRRKEKKESREHLNIIKSRFIAKCAELKVPVQKQNECFSQSHQEEAKKSGVGKKTLSTMEENLRSVVRALEKTEEQADSLQNTCSVLREQVEEEEEKAKEIQQIAEQANLNLPSFPSQKYESTLEARLRKIIPESDSEATARKLGEILQESETTEGTQALLLQAQRQANQLFNPGSAHISSAPSS; from the exons ATGAAGCCTGTAAGAGGCTCTAACCAGGCCGCTACAAAAACACCTAACatgaagaaaaataaaaaacctGACGAGAGGACGGAACAGAAATCAGCAGAGAATCAG GACCCAAAGCCCAGTGGCAAGAGCACCCAGCCAAAAGCAGCCAAGAAGAGGAAAG ctgaggTCTCACCTTCAGTCCCTCACAAAGTCAAAGGAGAGGAAAAGTGGAGGTCGATGCCAGCATCCTCCATCATTGCTCTGGAAAACATGATGGATTTGTCCATACT AGAAACTATTGCTTTGAGGCGGAAAGAGAAGAAAGAGAGCCGGGAACATCTAAACATAATTAAAAGCAG GTTTATTGCTAAATGTGCAGAGCTCAAAGTTCCAGTGCAGAAACAAAATGAGTGTTTTTCTCAGAGCCACCAAGAGGAGGCCAAGAAGTCAGGGGTGGGGAAGAAGACCCTGAGCACAATGGAG GAAAACCTGAGATCTGTGGTCCGTGCTCTGGAGAAGACGGAAGAGCAGGCCGACTCTCTGCAGAACACATGCAGCGTGCTGAGGgagcaggtggaggaggaggaggagaaagctAAAGAG ATACAACAGATAGCTGAACAAGCAAATCTCAACCTTCCCTCCTTCCCTTCACAAAAATATGAATCAACATTAGAG GCTCGATTGAGAAAAATTATACCAGAAAGTGACTCTGAAGCCACTGCCCGCAAACTTGGAGAAATCCTGCAGGAATCAGAGACTACGGAGGGTACCCAAGCGCTTCTTCTGCAGGCACAGAGACAAGCCAATCAGCTGTTCAACCCTGGCTCCGCCCACATCAGTAGTGCACCGTCTTCTTAG
- the LOC117466252 gene encoding C3a anaphylatoxin chemotactic receptor, whose protein sequence is MNGTVHTGISPNTSNSWQVEAVRGVQMAATLVIFLVGVPLNGLVVWTLGLRHNRHLARRGSCEETRAASSFRIYVLNLALADLVLLLRTPIMLGYVAHNYSWPFGLVFCQLVMFLRGLGLYASAFLLCAVALERCLCLLKPVWARLRRPSWAVPLACGLIWLLATIFSAPYLHTAVLIDVNGTLHCRESGNFDIGLFVTETIAGFILPQLVFLGSNLAVVLTIQQAVPLTPTSSNPSNARRMTRMYHVLFATMLLFLTCWVPYFVCRFLRALAVGHPERLTLYIRASWGVYVSLFLVYIKSALNPVLYVFAARGLSRAIKASVVSTLERLFNDDSSESFRRKSLKNSLKNSQM, encoded by the coding sequence GTTGGCGTTCCTCTGAATGGGCTGGTGGTTTGGACACTTGGACTGCGGCATAATCGTCACCTGGCACGCAGAGGCAGCTGTGAGGAGACACGTGCTGCCAGCAGTTTCAGGATTTATGTCCTGAACCTAGCCCTGGCTGACCTGGTGCTGCTCCTGCGCACCCCCATAATGTTGGGCTACGTGGCTCACAACTACAGCTGGCCGTTCGGCCTTGTCTTCTGCCAGCTTGTCATGTTCCTGCGAGGCCTGGGCTTGTACGCCTCTGCCTTCCTCCTCTGTGCTGTGGCCCTGGAGCGATGCCTGTGTCTGCTGAAGCCGGTGTGGGCTCGCCTGCGACGCCCCTCCTGGGCTGTTCCTCTGGCCTGTGGCCTCATATGGCTGTTAGCCACCATCTTCTCTGCCCCCTACCTCCACACTGCTGTGCTGATTGACGTTAACGGGACACTCCATTGCAGAGAGAGTGGGAACTTTGACATTGGGCTGTTTGTCACAGAAACAATAGCAGGTTTCATCTTGCCCCAGCTGGTGTTCCTGGGAAGCAACCTGGCTGTTGTGCTCACCATTCAGCAAGCAGTGCCCTTAACACCGACATCCTCCAACCCTTCCAATGCCCGCAGGATGACAAGAATGTACCACGTGCTCTTTGCCACcatgctcctcttcctcacctgCTGGGTGCCATATTTTGTTTGTCGGTTCCTGCGGGCTTTGGCCGTGGGGCACCCTGAACGATTGACACTGTATATCCGAGCATCTTGGGGCGTATACGTATCTCTGTTCCTGGTGTACATCAAGTCCGCTCTCAACCCGGTGCTGTACGTGTTCGCTGCCCGAGGCTTAAGTCGTGCCATCAAAGCTTCAGTTGTCTCCACCCTAGAAAGACTTTTCAATGATGACTCTTCAGAGTCATTTCGAAGGAAGTCACTTAAAAACTCTCTTAAAAACTCACAGATGTAG